A stretch of DNA from Granulicella pectinivorans:
TCACGCCTGATGGGTCTGACACCTCCTACACCGCAAACCTGGCACCCGGCGGTCGTCGCCAGGACTACGGTCCTTCGGCGTATGATCACCGCCACTATGCAGTCATCTCCTACGTGTGGTCGCCTGTCGGCCTGCACACCACCAATGCAATTGGCAACGCGGCCCTCGGCCTTCTGACTCGCCACTGGACCGTCTCGGGAACCAGCCGCTTCCAGAGCGGTATCTACGGGAACTTCGGCACCTACGGGATCGATATCAACGGTGACGGAAGCTCCACGAACGACCGCGCGATTGTCAGCAACAAGAACGCTCCTCTCGAAAGCGGTGGCATCGACGGCGCATTTGTCGGCGGCACCACGGGAACGTACTACGATCTCGCCACTGTAAACGGTCCCGTCGGCAATCTCGTCGTCGTCAATCCGTCGAACGTCCACTTCCTCATCCCGTACGGTCCAAACAACCAGTACCTGAGCCAGGAGATTGGTCGCAACAGCTACTCCAACCCGGGCAGCATGAACAATGATCTGGCTCTCGAGAAGGGTGTCGGACTGTCCTATCTCCACTTGGAGCGGGGCAAGCTGGTTCTCCGCGCCGAGGTGCAGAACATCGCGAACCACAACAATATCGGTTATCTGGATTCAAGGGTCACTGACATCGGTACCGGCAACTTCCTCAATCGTAAGAATGGTCTCGAGGATGCAGGTCGCCAGATGTTCCTGTGGGCAAAGATCCAGTTCTAACCTCAAACCGCAGCAAAACAAGAAGAGGCACCCCATCGGGGTGCCTCTTCTTGTTTGCGATAGCCTCCATAGAACGCGAGCAACAAAAGCGGGATAGGTCAGGCCGTCGCCTTTTCCTATCCCGCTTTTAACTCTTCGCCTCTCTTCGGTCCGGCTTCGAAGCTAGTCCACCTGTTGCTGCTGTTGCGCCATCTGCTGCTGCCGCGAAGGCGGTGGCGGCTGTTCCGGCAACGCCTGTGCCTTCTCCACCAGGATCGACCAATCCTCCGGCACCGGCATCTCCTGGTCCAGCGACGGTGTCCCGACCGAGGGCGTAACCCGAACCGCGACGCTCAACTCGCTCTTGGCCCGTCCCCGGAACATCCCGTGCGTCGGGGGAACATCCGCATAATCCCGTCCAATCGCCGTCCGGATATGCCGGTCTCCCGCCACTAAATGGTTCGTCGGATCGAACCCGACCCACCCCAGTTGCGGAATCAGCGCTTCCACCCAGGCATGTGTCGCCGAGTGCGAGCTCCGGTCATTCCCACCGCCATGGAAAAGATACCCGCTCACATACCGGCACGGAATCCTCAGCTTCGACCGCACCAGCGTCAGCATCACATGCGCAAAGTCCTGGCACACGCCCTTCCGGCTGTTCAGCGCCACGTCGATCGGCGAATCCACCTTCGTCGACTTCGGCACATAGTCGAAATACTCATAGATCTGCCGGTTCAGCTCATGCAGGCACATCAGCGGATCGTCCTTGCGCCGCACATCGAAATGCTGTGCCAGTTCATCGAGCGCCGGCGTAGGCTCCGTAAACTCGCTCGGAAACAACATCTCCCAGTAGTCGCCCTGCTCAACCATCGCATCCAGCTCTTCCCACGCTCCGGGAGCAAGGAACCAGGGAATCGCCACCGAAGGTTGCACCTCCACAAGCGACTCCGCCACAATCACCAATTGCCCATGCTGCCCAGGAATATCGAAGTGGTGTACATGGTTCGACAGATGATCCCGATAGCTGAACACGCGACATCGCGGACTCACCGACAGGTGAAACGTCAGGCAGCGCTGGTTCTGGTCGCTCCGCGGATGCATCCGCGTCTCCATCATGCTCTCGCTCACCATGTTCGAGTACAGGAACTTCGTCAAATGCCGTATCGAGTAGTACATGACACCCTCCTGTTCTCTCATCAACCCGCCAACGCCGCCTGGATCGAGTAGTCCACATACATCTCGTAGATCGTTCCGTGAATCTCCCGCAACTGCACCAGAATCGACTGCAGATACCCGATCACGTCTCCGCTCAGAATCTCGTCCACGCTCGAATAGCTCAGCGAAGCCTGCAGCCTGCCCGCGATCCTCCGCAGCGGCTCCGCCCGCGTCACCGCGCTCTCCTTGTCGATCGCCACCAGCGCCTGCTGCAGCGAGTCGATCGAGAACCGCAGCGAGTGCGGAAACTCCGCGTCCAGCAGCAGAAACTCTAGAATCCGCTCCGGCGTCAGGTCCGCCGTATACACCTTGCAGTACGCCTCGAACGCCGTCGCCGAACGCAGCAGCCCCATCCACTCCAGGTACTCATTGCCTTCGGTCGTAATCGCCTCGTTGAGCTGCCACAAATCTTCGTGGTACGCCTCCAGCAGCATCGCCGTCGCCGAGGCCCGCTCAATGTAGCGACCCACCTGAATAAACTGCCAGCCCTCGCCATGGCTCATGGTAGAGTCGCTCACACCCTGAAACTGGTGGACGGCCTCCATCACCTGCTGCAGAAACTCTACCGGCGTCTCTGTCCCCGTCGCGTTCTGCTGCCCCTTCAGCTTCGGACCCGTCACCTCCAGATACAGGCTGTTCAGCTTGTGCCACTGCTCGGTGGAGATCTGCTCCCTCACGTGCCGCGCATTCTCGCGCGCCGACATAATGCACGAAACGATCGAGGCCTTGTACTCCGTGTCGAAGGTCAGCAGCCGCGTCAGCGCATACGGATCGCCCGTCCACTCGACGTCCTTCGGATTCCCCAGCGCGAGCAGCACCCTCTGCCACCGGTACTCGGCCGCAGATTCACCCTCGTCCAGCATCAGGTTCAGGTTCACGTCCAGCAGACGCGTCGTATGCTCGGCCCGCTCCAGATACCGGCTCATCCAGTACAAACTATCCGCCACGCGTGAAAGCAAATCGTCTCCTCGAACCTGCCTACGAACTCAAAACCCACGTATCCTTACTCCCCCCACCCTGCGAAGAGTTCACCACCAGCGATCCATCCTTCAGCGCCACCCGCGTCAACCCACCCGGCACAATCGTCACCTTGTCCCCATAAAGCACATAGGGCCGCAGGTCCACATGCCGCGGCTGCAACTCATCCCCAATCAAACACGGAGCCCGCGAAAACGAGATCGTAGGCTGCGCAATATAGTTCCGCGGATCCGCCTCGATCTTCCTCGCAAACTCCTCCCGCTCCGCCTTGGTCGACTGCGGCCCAATCAGCATCCCGTACCCGCCGCTCTCACCCACAGCCTTCACCACCAGCTTGTCCAGGTTCTTCAGCGCGTACTCCCGCTCCTTTGGCCGCGACATCAGATACGTCTCAACATTCTTCAGAATCGGCTCTTCCGAGAGGTAGTACTTGATGATTGCGGGCACATACGCATACAGCGCCTTGTCGTCCGCCACCCCCGTCCCAAACGCATTCGCCAGCGTCACATTGCCCGCGCGATACGCATTGAACAACCCGCTCACCCCAAGAATCGAGTCCCCGCGAAACGCCAGCGGATCGATAAAGTCGTCATCCACGCGCCGGTAGATCACGTCCACCCGACGCAGCCCGCTGGTCGTCCGCATATAGATAACGTTGTCGTGCGTCACCAGATCGCGCCCTTCCACCAGCTCGATACCCATCTGCCGGGCCAGGTACGCATGCTCGAAGTAAGCCGAGTTGAACACCCCCGGCGACAGCAGCACGATATTCGGCTCAGGCCGACCCTCCGGAGCCAGCGATCGCAGCGTCGAAAGCAACACCTGCGTGTAATGCTCGATCGGCCTCACGTTATAGCTGCGGAAGAGCTGAGGAAAGATCCTCTTCATCACGCGCCGGTTCGTCAGCATATAGCTCACGCCACTCGGCACCCGCAGGTTATCCTCGAGCACTACGAACTCGCCATTCTCCAACCGGATCAGGTCCGTCCCGCACACCGCGATATACACATTCCGCGGCACCTGCAGCCCAATCATCTGCCGCCGGAACTGCTTGCAGCTATAGATCACCTCACGCGGCACGATCCCGTCGTCCAGAATCCGTCCCTCGTTATAAATGTCCTTCAGGAACAGGTTCAGCGCCGTAATCCGCTGCGCCAGACCCCGCTCCACCGTCGCCCACTCCGCGCTGGTAATGATCCTCGGCAGAAGGTCGTACGGAAAGATCTTCTCCGTACCCTCCTCGCGCCCATATACCGTAAAGGTGATCCCCTGGTTCAGAAAGCTCAGGTCGGCAGACTGCTTCCGCCTCTGCAGCTCGTTGGCCGGCAACCCCGAAAAGTGTTCCAACAGTGGCTCATAGTGCGAGCGCAAAGCCTCGCTGTTTTGGAACATCTCGTCGTACGCATGGTCCAGGAGATAGTTCTTCAGTGCGGCTTGCCCGAATTGGGGTGACATGGCTGGATGCATGAGAGTTCCATGAGTATAAGTCACGCCACTGCCTCCCCGGACCCTTTCCCATGCGCTTTTCCACCCAGCCCACAAAAAATCCAGCCACCCCCGCGCCCGGTTTCCGAATCCAACCATCGTCGGTTGTCCTCAAGAAAGAGCCCACACGCATGCCCGTTCTTCGTTCGCTCCCTCGTCTTCGCTCCCTGATGGCGTTGCTCCTGCTCCTCCTCATCCCCGCCCGACCCGCAGCCGCCTACTCCGTCCTCTCCCACGAAGAGGTCGTCGACATGGCCTGGCTCACCACCATCGTCCCCATGCTCAAGGCCCGCTTCCCGAACATGACCGACGCCGACATCGTCACCGCGCACTCCTACGCCTACGGCGGCTCCGTCATTCAGGACATCGGCTACTACCCCTTCGGGAACCCCTACTACTCCGACCTTCTCCACTACGTCCGCACCGGCGACTTCGTCTCCTCGCTCATCCGCGAGTCCAAAGACCCCAACGAGTACGCCTTTGCACTCGGAGCCCTCGCCCACTACTGCGGTGACGTCTACGGCCACCCCGCCGTCAACCTGGCCACCGCCAACGAATTCCCCAAAGACCGCAAGCTTTTCGGCCACATCGTCACCTACGACAACGACAAAGTCGCCCACCTCCGCACCGAGTTCGGCTTCGACGTCATCCAGGTCGCGCACGGCCGCTACTCGCAACAGAACTACCGCGACTTCATCGGATTCCAGGTATCGAAAACTCTTCTTGAAAACGCCTTCCAGGAAACCTACGGCGTCCCCATGAACTCCGTCATGACCCACGAAGACCTTGCCATCGCCACCTACCGCAAGGCAGTCTCCAGCATCATCCCCAACATGACCGCCGTCGCCGCCAAGCACTACAAGAAAGAGATACAGGCTGAAAACCCCGGCTATGAGAAGAAGAAGTTCATCTACCGCCTCCACAACACGGAGTTCGAAAAGACCTACGGCAAGGGCTACATCCACCCCGGCTTCGGCACTCGCTTTCTCGGCTTCATCGTGGAGCACCTCCCCAAGATCGGCCCTCTCAAGGCCCTCAAGCTCTCACTCCCCGACGCCGACACCCAGGCCATCTATCTCAAGAGCATCAACACCACCGTCGACAACTACAAACTGAGCCTCGCCAAGGTCATTCCTCCGCAAGCCTCGGTTCCCGGCGTCCCCACACCTGCGCTGCCCATGAAGCCGGCCCAGCCCCTCGACCCCGCCGCCGTCAAGGCCGCCGCGTCCGGCCAGGCGACACCGCCCTCACCTGAAACCGTTACAAACTCGCAGCCCGCTACCGCAGCGCCTCTCCCGGTCACCGTAGCCGCCCCCAAACCCGACGCCACCCTCGCCTCCGCCCCCGACCTCCTCGCCGGCGTTCAGAAGGCACCCGACCTTGCCGAGATCGATCTCGATACCGGCAAGCCTTCTCGCCTCGGAGAGTACCGCCTTGCCGACCTCACCTACGCCCGTCTCCTCGACGACCTACTCCGCAAAAACAAAGACAAGACCACCCTCACCCCCGACCTCCACCAGTCCTTCAAAGACTTCTACGCCGGCACTCGACCCGAACCCGTCTGGTACCAGAAGACCCCCAAGGACTGGGCCGCCCTCACCTCCAACCTCGCCACCCTCGACGCCCTGCCCATGGCGCCCGCCCCGCCACCACCCGCGCCCTCCGGCGTGCCGGCTCCCGCAGCTCTCGAGAAGGAATAAAAATCCGTCCTGCTTTCGGCATGCATCGACCAGAAAAACAGACATGGACAAAACACCGTCCCGTGTCCACATTTTCCAGACAAATCCCCACGTTGTGCCGACCCGAAAACTGCCGGTAAATGCCTAAGAAACCCGAAGAAATACCCCTAAAACCCTAAAATCGACCACAAAACCCCACAAATACCAAAGTTGTTTATTTGCAAAGGGTTAGAGGTGTGTCAAAACTGCGAATTGTGTGGTGAGATCGGCACAAGTTACCAAGACGTCTAGGGAAATCGCTGAAATTGGCCTGACCAATTCACAGCGAAACCCGCCCAGCGCCCACCGGAAACGGTGTCCCATGCCGAGCCGCCTTCCATATCTCCCAAAGCAAATCGACCGAGGAGAGGGCGAGCACGATCCGGAACCCCATATTCACGAAGTGATTCGTCAAAGCCACCAGATAGGCCATATCCGGATCGGAACCGCGCGGCACAAAGTAAA
This window harbors:
- a CDS encoding transglutaminase family protein — protein: MYYSIRHLTKFLYSNMVSESMMETRMHPRSDQNQRCLTFHLSVSPRCRVFSYRDHLSNHVHHFDIPGQHGQLVIVAESLVEVQPSVAIPWFLAPGAWEELDAMVEQGDYWEMLFPSEFTEPTPALDELAQHFDVRRKDDPLMCLHELNRQIYEYFDYVPKSTKVDSPIDVALNSRKGVCQDFAHVMLTLVRSKLRIPCRYVSGYLFHGGGNDRSSHSATHAWVEALIPQLGWVGFDPTNHLVAGDRHIRTAIGRDYADVPPTHGMFRGRAKSELSVAVRVTPSVGTPSLDQEMPVPEDWSILVEKAQALPEQPPPPSRQQQMAQQQQQVD
- a CDS encoding zinc dependent phospholipase C family protein — protein: MPVLRSLPRLRSLMALLLLLLIPARPAAAYSVLSHEEVVDMAWLTTIVPMLKARFPNMTDADIVTAHSYAYGGSVIQDIGYYPFGNPYYSDLLHYVRTGDFVSSLIRESKDPNEYAFALGALAHYCGDVYGHPAVNLATANEFPKDRKLFGHIVTYDNDKVAHLRTEFGFDVIQVAHGRYSQQNYRDFIGFQVSKTLLENAFQETYGVPMNSVMTHEDLAIATYRKAVSSIIPNMTAVAAKHYKKEIQAENPGYEKKKFIYRLHNTEFEKTYGKGYIHPGFGTRFLGFIVEHLPKIGPLKALKLSLPDADTQAIYLKSINTTVDNYKLSLAKVIPPQASVPGVPTPALPMKPAQPLDPAAVKAAASGQATPPSPETVTNSQPATAAPLPVTVAAPKPDATLASAPDLLAGVQKAPDLAEIDLDTGKPSRLGEYRLADLTYARLLDDLLRKNKDKTTLTPDLHQSFKDFYAGTRPEPVWYQKTPKDWAALTSNLATLDALPMAPAPPPPAPSGVPAPAALEKE
- a CDS encoding alpha-E domain-containing protein; this translates as MLSRVADSLYWMSRYLERAEHTTRLLDVNLNLMLDEGESAAEYRWQRVLLALGNPKDVEWTGDPYALTRLLTFDTEYKASIVSCIMSARENARHVREQISTEQWHKLNSLYLEVTGPKLKGQQNATGTETPVEFLQQVMEAVHQFQGVSDSTMSHGEGWQFIQVGRYIERASATAMLLEAYHEDLWQLNEAITTEGNEYLEWMGLLRSATAFEAYCKVYTADLTPERILEFLLLDAEFPHSLRFSIDSLQQALVAIDKESAVTRAEPLRRIAGRLQASLSYSSVDEILSGDVIGYLQSILVQLREIHGTIYEMYVDYSIQAALAG
- a CDS encoding circularly permuted type 2 ATP-grasp protein, producing the protein MSPQFGQAALKNYLLDHAYDEMFQNSEALRSHYEPLLEHFSGLPANELQRRKQSADLSFLNQGITFTVYGREEGTEKIFPYDLLPRIITSAEWATVERGLAQRITALNLFLKDIYNEGRILDDGIVPREVIYSCKQFRRQMIGLQVPRNVYIAVCGTDLIRLENGEFVVLEDNLRVPSGVSYMLTNRRVMKRIFPQLFRSYNVRPIEHYTQVLLSTLRSLAPEGRPEPNIVLLSPGVFNSAYFEHAYLARQMGIELVEGRDLVTHDNVIYMRTTSGLRRVDVIYRRVDDDFIDPLAFRGDSILGVSGLFNAYRAGNVTLANAFGTGVADDKALYAYVPAIIKYYLSEEPILKNVETYLMSRPKEREYALKNLDKLVVKAVGESGGYGMLIGPQSTKAEREEFARKIEADPRNYIAQPTISFSRAPCLIGDELQPRHVDLRPYVLYGDKVTIVPGGLTRVALKDGSLVVNSSQGGGSKDTWVLSS